The proteins below are encoded in one region of Apostichopus japonicus isolate 1M-3 chromosome 22, ASM3797524v1, whole genome shotgun sequence:
- the LOC139963977 gene encoding calcium load-activated calcium channel-like: MLADTLLIVFISICTALLSEGITFLLVYRTETYKKLKGEVEKQSKKLEKSKENVTGQESKGQKKKLERQEERLKDHSRALSMVKMKSMFVIAFTFTSLMSMFNSIFDGRVVAKLPFVPISWIHGLSHRNLMGNDFTECSFIFLYILCTMSIRQNIQKLLGFAPSRAVAKQSGGFFSQPQQGK; encoded by the exons ATGTTGGCTGACACACTTTTAATTGTCTTCATATCAATATGTACAGCTCTTTTGTCAGAAG GTATCACCTTTTTGTTGGTTTATCGCACTGAAACATACAAAAAGTTGAAAGGAGAGGTGGAGAAGCAGAGCAAGAAAT TGGAAAAGAGTAAAGAAAATGTCACTGGACAAGAGAGTAAAggacaaaagaaaaaacttg AGAGGCAGGAGGAAAGACTAAAAGATCACAGCAGAGCTCTGTCGATGGTCAAAATGAAGTCCATGTTTGTTATTGCATTTACTTTCACCTCTCTAATGAGCATGTTCAACTCAAT TTTTGACGGTAGAGTCGTCGCAAAGCTGCCTTTTGTCCCAATTTCTTGGATTCATGGACTGTCACATCGAAACCTGATGGGCAACGATTTTACCGAGTGTTCTTTTATATTTCTCTATATACTTTGTACTATGTCAATCCGGCAG AACATTCAGAAGTTGCTGGGGTTTGCTCCATCTAGAGCGGTTGCCAAGCAGTCGGGAGGGTTCTTCTCTCAACCTCAACAAGGGAAATGA